A window of Pseudodesulfovibrio hydrargyri contains these coding sequences:
- a CDS encoding DUF2958 domain-containing protein produces the protein MTSGYKDERQGRIPRLYETENIPAEEKLIYHHFFIGNTHWYAAEFDGEDIFFGYAILNGDMQNAEWGYFSLQELKSVKVGPLRVEVDCSWEVKRFGEIQPNIQRNLLRTN, from the coding sequence ATGACATCCGGCTACAAGGACGAAAGACAAGGCAGGATTCCCCGCTTATACGAGACAGAGAACATCCCGGCAGAAGAGAAGCTTATCTACCACCACTTCTTCATAGGAAACACCCACTGGTATGCAGCCGAATTCGACGGCGAGGACATCTTCTTTGGCTATGCCATCCTCAACGGAGACATGCAAAATGCCGAGTGGGGCTACTTCTCTTTGCAGGAACTGAAAAGCGTGAAAGTCGGTCCTCTACGGGTGGAGGTCGATTGCTCGTGGGAGGTAAAACGATTTGGTGAAATCCAGCCCAACATTCAACGCAACCTCCTGCGAACAAATTGA
- a CDS encoding Fic family protein, translating into MKQDKKKALFIAQKVFAELVFDVQSLEGMPFTMPEVQTYIQGITVGGHKVTDEAKLKQQILGWEKLIELVKTDAFSVSKEVACSIQEVIAKDEALEVGQFRSGQVSIAGTEYRPPKAGELDDIFAATIEDILEIKDIREQAYRLHLDFARNQFFYDGNKRTGLLMLNGHLMSNGYPPLSVPAKRLTEYNAGMIKFYESGEHSEMMTFLKQCHEEMYNRFD; encoded by the coding sequence ATGAAACAAGACAAAAAGAAAGCCCTATTCATAGCCCAAAAGGTGTTTGCCGAACTCGTCTTTGATGTTCAAAGCTTAGAAGGAATGCCCTTCACAATGCCAGAGGTACAAACATACATTCAGGGCATTACCGTTGGCGGCCACAAGGTTACAGACGAAGCAAAACTCAAGCAGCAAATCCTCGGCTGGGAGAAGCTCATCGAATTGGTAAAAACAGATGCCTTCTCCGTCTCCAAAGAAGTGGCTTGTTCGATTCAGGAAGTCATCGCCAAAGACGAAGCCCTTGAAGTCGGCCAATTCCGTTCAGGGCAAGTAAGTATTGCTGGCACTGAGTACAGGCCTCCCAAGGCAGGCGAATTAGATGATATTTTTGCCGCCACAATTGAGGACATCCTAGAGATCAAAGATATCCGGGAACAGGCATACAGGCTGCACTTGGACTTTGCTCGCAACCAGTTCTTTTACGATGGGAACAAACGAACTGGCCTACTCATGCTCAACGGGCACTTGATGAGTAATGGCTATCCCCCATTGTCGGTCCCAGCCAAGAGGCTGACTGAGTACAACGCTGGGATGATCAAATTCTACGAAAGCGGTGAGCACTCTGAAATGATGACATTCCTCAAACAATGCCATGAAGAAATGTACAATCGATTTGACTAG
- a CDS encoding ATP-binding protein, with protein sequence MGKIKFGKNVIENLTSGMYQDSRIVYREYIQNSADQIDIAVDNGLYGDGDSPKIDISIDKKKRLIRIEDNATGIEKALVHTELADVADSKKKREQNKGFRGIGRLGGLAYCDTLRFVTSAAGEDVKTVMEWNAQKCMQLINDSSVRDDAETILLDIIDYREEPCSEDEHFFKVELVGIKKENEDLLNVDRVKEYISENTPIPINNNFIFDKRIYEYAREKGYTFDEYNIFVNGEDMLKPYVNDLYEKSDSKKRKYDEIVDIKYREFKTSGGEPLAWMWYGVSSFERQIPQAFNRMRGIRLRKGNIQIGGSDCLAKLFKESRGTHYFLGEVHALHPDLIPNGRRDYFNENEIRVEFEEELRWFFGETLHKLYYAASNIKSALRAQGTFLEKQEQFVEKEKKGLWVNTDEKNELEVQLGQYEKKANTAKKRLDNWREKATEDASIQQVLSIVEGKHGVGLDSSAKTTRNTQKTSSKKKSQFMTDELTALAKKERKLVSRIYSVIRDVLKEDQSSRVIGAIQEELKCNGKKNTFN encoded by the coding sequence GTGGGTAAAATTAAGTTTGGAAAAAATGTCATTGAGAACCTGACATCGGGTATGTACCAGGACTCCCGTATCGTATACAGGGAGTATATTCAAAATAGTGCTGATCAGATTGATATAGCAGTAGATAATGGACTCTATGGAGATGGCGATTCCCCAAAGATAGATATCTCAATTGATAAGAAAAAGAGGCTTATTAGAATTGAAGACAATGCTACTGGTATTGAAAAGGCCTTGGTTCACACGGAGTTGGCTGATGTTGCGGATTCGAAAAAGAAGCGTGAACAAAATAAGGGATTCAGAGGGATCGGACGTCTTGGTGGTTTAGCATACTGTGACACCCTTCGTTTTGTAACATCCGCAGCAGGGGAAGACGTTAAGACTGTAATGGAGTGGAATGCGCAAAAATGTATGCAGTTGATCAATGACAGCAGTGTTCGGGATGATGCTGAGACTATTTTACTGGATATTATCGATTACAGAGAAGAGCCTTGCTCGGAAGATGAACATTTTTTTAAAGTAGAGCTTGTTGGCATAAAGAAAGAGAATGAAGATTTACTGAATGTTGATCGAGTCAAAGAATATATATCTGAGAACACCCCGATCCCAATTAATAACAATTTCATATTTGATAAAAGAATATACGAATATGCCAGAGAGAAGGGGTATACTTTTGACGAGTATAATATATTTGTAAATGGCGAGGATATGCTAAAGCCCTATGTCAATGATTTATATGAAAAATCAGACAGCAAGAAGCGCAAGTATGATGAGATTGTAGATATTAAGTATCGAGAATTCAAGACTTCAGGAGGAGAACCGCTAGCCTGGATGTGGTACGGGGTGAGCTCATTTGAACGACAAATACCTCAAGCGTTCAATCGCATGCGAGGAATACGCTTGCGGAAAGGGAATATTCAGATTGGTGGCAGCGATTGTCTCGCAAAACTCTTTAAGGAGTCGCGTGGAACACATTATTTTTTGGGGGAAGTACACGCACTGCATCCTGATCTGATTCCAAATGGTAGACGCGATTATTTTAACGAGAATGAGATTAGAGTGGAGTTTGAAGAAGAACTCAGATGGTTCTTTGGCGAGACCCTTCACAAGCTCTATTACGCAGCATCGAATATCAAAAGTGCTTTAAGGGCTCAGGGCACTTTTTTAGAGAAGCAGGAGCAATTCGTTGAAAAGGAAAAAAAAGGGCTTTGGGTTAACACTGATGAGAAGAATGAATTAGAAGTGCAGCTTGGCCAATATGAGAAAAAAGCCAATACAGCTAAAAAGCGACTTGATAATTGGAGAGAAAAGGCCACAGAGGACGCCAGCATTCAACAGGTGCTTAGTATCGTGGAGGGTAAACATGGTGTTGGACTTGACAGTTCAGCAAAGACGACTAGAAACACACAGAAAACGAGCAGCAAAAAGAAGTCGCAATTTATGACCGACGAGCTAACTGCTCTTGCCAAAAAAGAGCGTAAATTGGTCTCAAGAATCTATTCTGTAATTAGAGATGTTTTGAAAGAAGATCAAAGCTCTCGTGTTATTGGCGCTATACAAGAAGAGCTGAAATGTAATGGCAAGAAAAATACTTTTAATTGA
- a CDS encoding ATP-binding protein, with amino-acid sequence MKLIGRVIATEKNPTTIDTFYFWTKRDFILNPFDVVKVEHVDGSETFAVIEEISHITDAASFLTSYISSDFGDVNVTERTHRVGMNYVKANVVGNTKDIFIPAQNNAKVYLASKDEISYALGLDKINNPLICGYLEMYGGVKDHEKVTLPVPIDSNFLIGPEGAHLNISGISGLAAKTSYGMFLLKALQSKLVNNETDENVAFVVFNVKGQDLLALDLDNEFESDDEREQVEACYEMLGIEPKPFRQVHYLYPYSDKRSLNSYVQQELFEKQKKFGRAFQYKYDYQMDKEGLDLLFANIDDSHQTMDSILSEILREDSDFSRITTWNEFIQRLEELGTAGQTRGSRDITVGSWRKFTRLIKKTIQGNVIFSSPNEEEGETRIADKIAGIKRNDVFVVDVAKLNTDMQAFVFGNTIKELYDLCLGVKDFTENGDAPSKIIIFIDELNKFASSEVPKNSPILRQILDIAERGRSLGVILFGAEQFKSAIHQRVTGNCSTFAYGRTNSIEVARSDYRYIPAVYKSMMTRLKPGEYLIQNPIFRSVLNVKFPKPIYKQFK; translated from the coding sequence ATGAAGTTGATAGGAAGAGTCATCGCGACAGAGAAGAATCCCACGACAATCGATACCTTTTACTTTTGGACAAAAAGAGATTTTATTCTAAATCCTTTTGATGTCGTAAAAGTTGAACATGTGGATGGGAGCGAGACATTTGCTGTCATAGAAGAAATATCTCATATAACTGATGCTGCTAGTTTTTTAACGAGTTACATCTCGTCTGATTTTGGGGATGTGAACGTTACTGAAAGAACACATCGAGTCGGGATGAACTATGTAAAGGCAAATGTTGTAGGGAATACCAAGGATATTTTTATCCCAGCTCAAAATAATGCAAAGGTCTATTTGGCTTCAAAAGACGAGATTTCATATGCTCTCGGTCTCGATAAGATCAATAATCCCCTAATTTGTGGGTACTTGGAGATGTATGGGGGGGTTAAGGATCATGAGAAGGTCACTCTCCCTGTGCCAATAGATTCAAATTTCCTGATTGGTCCAGAAGGAGCCCATCTGAATATCTCAGGCATTTCCGGCCTTGCTGCCAAAACGTCATACGGCATGTTTCTGCTGAAAGCTCTCCAGAGTAAGCTAGTGAACAATGAGACCGATGAAAATGTTGCATTCGTGGTGTTTAACGTGAAAGGACAGGATTTGTTGGCGTTGGATCTCGATAATGAGTTTGAGAGTGACGACGAAAGAGAGCAAGTAGAAGCCTGTTATGAAATGCTTGGGATTGAGCCAAAGCCATTTCGCCAGGTACATTACTTATATCCATATTCTGACAAGAGGAGTTTGAATTCCTATGTGCAGCAAGAGTTGTTTGAAAAGCAGAAGAAGTTTGGGAGAGCTTTTCAGTACAAATATGACTACCAAATGGACAAAGAAGGGCTAGATTTACTTTTCGCAAATATTGATGACAGCCATCAAACGATGGACTCAATCTTGAGTGAGATTCTGAGAGAGGATTCTGATTTTAGTCGAATTACGACTTGGAATGAGTTTATCCAACGATTGGAGGAATTAGGCACCGCTGGGCAAACACGAGGTTCGAGAGATATTACTGTTGGTAGTTGGCGTAAGTTTACCCGTTTAATTAAGAAGACAATTCAGGGCAATGTGATCTTCTCATCTCCGAACGAAGAGGAAGGGGAAACCCGTATAGCCGATAAGATTGCAGGGATTAAACGCAACGATGTCTTTGTAGTAGATGTCGCTAAATTAAATACTGATATGCAAGCATTTGTTTTCGGCAATACCATCAAAGAATTATATGATTTATGTCTTGGAGTTAAGGACTTTACAGAGAATGGGGATGCACCATCAAAGATAATAATTTTCATTGATGAGTTGAATAAGTTTGCCTCTAGTGAGGTGCCAAAAAATTCTCCAATATTAAGGCAAATATTAGATATCGCAGAGCGTGGGCGATCATTAGGTGTCATCCTTTTTGGGGCAGAACAATTTAAAAGTGCGATTCACCAAAGGGTTACGGGAAACTGCTCCACCTTTGCGTATGGGAGAACTAACTCTATAGAAGTGGCAAGAAGTGATTATAGATATATACCAGCGGTATATAAAAGTATGATGACAAGACTGAAGCCTGGAGAGTATTTGATACAGAATCCGATATTTAGATCGGTGTTAAATGTGAAGTTTCCCAAACCGATTTACAAGCAATTCAAGTAG
- a CDS encoding restriction endonuclease produces the protein MKNLLAEHETVSMLDGDGFKRLYSTDIEQLVADLLFKVGNIDNPTTIPQHILMFHAIKDDPNKVAIYEKVMKSFVAFMKATLANSDSVKDNKIDPTAFLIEAAKLGKQGVEMAENLLSSANHQMHISPWGKVRRLEYKDPVKLKDLFESSSLEAEHGSYIDQRFIDYLHQNFFAIDDLHWRKFEGLTAEFFEREGFRVEIGPGRDDGGVDIRVYKESKEASDPEVILVQCKRTKSKVGRTVVKALWADVVHEDAESGLIVTTSAISPGAKQDLGARGYPIEEADRDTVKKWIEAMKTPNTGVFMGE, from the coding sequence ATGAAGAATTTGTTAGCTGAGCACGAAACAGTCAGCATGTTGGATGGGGATGGTTTTAAAAGGCTTTATTCAACAGATATTGAGCAGTTGGTGGCTGATCTTTTGTTCAAGGTTGGGAATATTGATAACCCAACCACGATCCCTCAACATATTCTGATGTTCCATGCTATTAAAGATGATCCAAATAAGGTTGCCATTTACGAAAAAGTTATGAAGTCTTTTGTGGCGTTTATGAAGGCTACCTTAGCAAATTCAGATAGTGTCAAAGACAATAAGATTGATCCGACTGCGTTCTTGATTGAAGCTGCGAAGCTTGGAAAACAGGGAGTAGAAATGGCTGAAAATCTTCTGAGCTCTGCAAATCATCAAATGCATATTAGCCCATGGGGGAAAGTGAGGCGGCTTGAATATAAGGATCCCGTTAAGTTGAAGGATCTGTTTGAAAGCTCATCTCTTGAGGCAGAGCATGGGAGCTATATTGACCAGCGGTTTATCGATTATTTGCATCAGAATTTTTTTGCCATTGATGATTTGCACTGGAGAAAATTCGAAGGGCTGACGGCAGAGTTTTTTGAAAGAGAAGGCTTCAGGGTGGAGATAGGGCCTGGACGAGATGATGGCGGCGTCGATATCCGGGTGTACAAAGAGAGCAAGGAGGCGTCTGACCCTGAAGTCATATTGGTTCAATGCAAGAGAACAAAATCAAAAGTTGGGCGAACTGTTGTTAAAGCTTTATGGGCTGATGTTGTTCATGAAGATGCTGAGTCAGGTCTTATCGTGACGACTTCGGCAATTTCTCCTGGCGCTAAGCAGGATCTGGGTGCCAGAGGGTATCCGATCGAAGAAGCTGACAGGGATACTGTCAAAAAGTGGATTGAAGCGATGAAGACGCCTAATACAGGCGTTTTTATGGGAGAGTAG
- a CDS encoding DUF6933 domain-containing protein, whose protein sequence is MPYIGCTQKLLAEIKPTQILEPTNQRGLQGWHGNIFRFFRRKSVLLVNDETRFAVFMPGLVKKDFMNFDKVFIEHFEIALQDIGATSAQIAQAKLLLGPFSYGKTYSRSVLGTMNDMKFNMEYMLKNRLGHLPRTSGEIQWITGLLNETPYSGKDIDGCVFAERDMLRLIDDDEKS, encoded by the coding sequence ATGCCTTACATCGGATGCACTCAGAAGCTTTTGGCTGAGATCAAGCCAACACAAATCCTAGAGCCTACCAATCAACGTGGGCTACAAGGCTGGCATGGCAACATCTTTAGATTCTTTCGTAGAAAATCAGTTCTACTGGTCAACGATGAAACTCGGTTTGCCGTATTCATGCCCGGCTTGGTCAAGAAGGACTTCATGAACTTCGACAAGGTGTTCATAGAGCACTTCGAGATAGCTCTTCAGGACATTGGGGCAACATCAGCGCAAATAGCTCAAGCCAAGTTGCTGCTTGGCCCGTTCTCTTATGGCAAGACCTATAGCCGCAGTGTGCTTGGAACGATGAACGATATGAAGTTCAACATGGAGTACATGTTGAAGAATCGGCTTGGTCATTTGCCGAGGACGAGTGGTGAGATTCAATGGATTACGGGGTTACTCAACGAAACACCCTATAGCGGCAAAGACATTGATGGCTGTGTGTTTGCTGAGAGGGACATGCTTCGGCTAATAGATGATGACGAGAAGTCGTGA
- a CDS encoding transposase produces MARLARVVAAEQPHHITQRGNRRQQVFFCDEDCQVYMTVMNEWCVKWGVDIWAYCLMPNHVHLISVPGIRGTPGN; encoded by the coding sequence ATGGCAAGATTAGCACGAGTGGTTGCAGCGGAACAGCCACACCACATAACACAGCGCGGCAATCGCAGGCAGCAAGTATTCTTCTGTGATGAGGATTGTCAAGTATATATGACTGTTATGAACGAGTGGTGCGTCAAATGGGGAGTGGATATCTGGGCGTACTGTTTGATGCCCAACCATGTGCACCTGATTTCAGTTCCAGGAATTAGGGGGACACCAGGGAATTAG
- a CDS encoding pentapeptide repeat-containing protein has protein sequence MANPEHVEILKQGVETWNKWRAKNPGVKPELREAFLQRANLKGANLQEANLGRADLSEVVSYNTKRQKMYFHGADLREADIQGANLKGANLQGANLQGANLQATVLEEADLRKANLMEANFEKANLVRADLQVAKFIVANLKDANLQGASLQRTNLVGANLGGANLEKANLRGTNLMGVNLREANLKGTNFEKANFKKANLDEANLQGASLEGADLTDCKFSSRAQLNGLTSRLTSQQEAQAIFLDEKDFYSGWKCHVEGTVWPAAPPMLRLHVDGPPLSLEEWGVLLIALGITCNRIRYLLETSDSQKIVDEAIKGPCFPNDLRRAMRVLAVESGSWEYLIGVALDTFSKKERRFIARVALLLAGCWVAACTFNEATDGISKLRQTPQVETEALTPPPAEEKESPESAPPASDEQLPALQEGTLMVDISEEDRAACAEHFVVPDEVRAELGDKTDLLPQAMAEFIALQAKLQSYGLTMKFSAENVEDA, from the coding sequence GTGGCGAATCCTGAGCATGTCGAAATTCTGAAGCAAGGCGTTGAGACCTGGAACAAGTGGCGGGCGAAAAATCCTGGTGTGAAGCCGGAGCTTAGAGAGGCATTCCTCCAACGGGCGAACCTCAAAGGAGCCAATCTCCAAGAGGCGAATCTCGGAAGAGCAGACCTCAGCGAAGTTGTCTCCTATAATACGAAACGCCAAAAGATGTACTTCCATGGAGCGGACCTCCGAGAGGCGGATATCCAAGGGGCGAACCTTAAGGGCGCGAATCTCCAAGGGGCGAACCTCCAAGGGGCAAACCTCCAAGCGACGGTACTTGAGGAGGCGGATCTCAGGAAGGCGAACCTCATGGAAGCGAATTTCGAAAAGGCGAACCTCGTAAGGGCAGACCTCCAGGTGGCGAAATTCATAGTAGCGAACCTCAAGGACGCGAACCTCCAAGGGGCGAGCCTCCAAAGGACGAATCTCGTAGGGGCGAACCTCGGGGGGGCAAACCTTGAGAAGGCGAACCTCAGGGGGACGAACCTCATGGGGGTGAACCTCAGGGAGGCGAACCTCAAGGGGACGAACTTTGAGAAGGCGAACTTCAAGAAGGCAAATCTTGATGAGGCTAACCTCCAAGGGGCGAGCCTCGAGGGGGCGGACCTGACCGACTGCAAGTTCTCCTCCCGTGCCCAACTCAATGGACTGACTTCTCGCCTCACCAGCCAGCAGGAAGCCCAGGCGATTTTCCTTGACGAAAAGGATTTTTATAGCGGCTGGAAATGCCACGTGGAAGGCACTGTTTGGCCGGCAGCGCCCCCCATGCTGCGCCTGCATGTGGACGGGCCTCCCCTGTCCCTTGAAGAGTGGGGCGTGCTTCTGATCGCGTTAGGGATAACCTGCAACCGCATCCGGTATCTGCTTGAGACAAGCGATTCGCAGAAAATCGTGGACGAAGCCATCAAAGGCCCGTGCTTCCCCAATGATCTGCGTCGCGCCATGCGTGTCCTAGCAGTGGAGTCCGGGTCCTGGGAATATCTTATCGGGGTGGCCCTGGACACCTTCTCGAAAAAAGAACGGCGTTTTATAGCCCGTGTGGCGCTGTTGCTGGCAGGATGCTGGGTAGCGGCCTGCACCTTCAACGAAGCTACCGACGGAATCAGCAAGCTGCGACAAACTCCCCAAGTCGAGACCGAAGCCCTCACCCCGCCGCCTGCGGAAGAAAAAGAATCTCCCGAATCGGCCCCTCCGGCATCGGACGAACAACTCCCCGCCCTCCAAGAAGGAACCCTGATGGTCGATATATCCGAGGAGGACCGGGCGGCATGCGCTGAACACTTTGTGGTTCCCGACGAGGTCCGCGCTGAGTTGGGAGACAAGACGGATCTGCTTCCCCAGGCCATGGCCGAATTCATCGCCTTGCAGGCCAAACTCCAATCCTACGGATTGACCATGAAATTCTCCGCTGAAAACGTGGAGGATGCGTGA
- a CDS encoding pentapeptide repeat-containing protein, with translation MANPEHVRILLEEGVEAWNKWRKENPEEKPDLSGALLQEANLRGVNLAFANLQKANLYKANLNDADIRGADLSKAMLVKTHLMAAILAFADLQGANLLGGNLQRANLIGTHLYKTNLNGADIRGVNLYGADLSEAHIMGIQYNNIICRSTNVQGCRGNQRFIRHVMDLDFIAEARERYPLKYWLWKCTSNCGRSISLWATISFGLALLFGVAFARYPAWSWLPDWLQSFLVSIAPSFKYGNPEIQEGWFTPYYFSIVTFTTLGFGDVTPTDTAGQLWLAAEVILGYIMLGGLITLFATRMVRQSG, from the coding sequence ATGGCGAATCCCGAACATGTCAGAATCTTGTTGGAAGAGGGCGTTGAGGCCTGGAACAAATGGCGGAAGGAGAATCCTGAAGAAAAACCGGACCTTTCCGGGGCGCTCCTCCAAGAGGCGAACCTTAGAGGTGTAAATCTTGCTTTCGCGAACCTCCAAAAGGCTAACCTCTATAAAGCGAACCTCAACGACGCAGACATTAGAGGAGCGGACCTCAGCAAGGCAATGCTTGTTAAAACACACCTTATGGCTGCAATTCTTGCTTTTGCAGACCTCCAAGGGGCTAATCTCCTTGGAGGCAACCTCCAAAGGGCTAATCTCATCGGGACACACCTCTATAAAACGAACCTCAACGGTGCGGACATTAGAGGAGTGAACCTTTATGGGGCGGACCTGTCCGAAGCGCACATCATGGGCATACAATACAACAACATAATATGCCGTAGCACCAACGTCCAAGGCTGTCGTGGTAACCAACGGTTTATTCGCCATGTCATGGACTTGGACTTCATTGCGGAGGCCAGGGAACGATATCCGCTCAAATATTGGCTGTGGAAATGCACCTCCAACTGTGGACGGTCCATATCGTTGTGGGCCACCATATCGTTTGGCCTTGCCCTGCTGTTTGGTGTTGCCTTCGCCCGCTACCCGGCCTGGTCCTGGTTGCCTGACTGGCTGCAAAGTTTTCTTGTCTCCATTGCCCCGTCCTTTAAGTACGGCAACCCCGAAATCCAAGAGGGCTGGTTCACTCCTTATTATTTCAGTATCGTGACCTTCACCACCCTTGGTTTCGGGGATGTGACGCCAACAGACACGGCAGGACAACTCTGGCTGGCGGCAGAAGTCATTCTCGGCTACATCATGCTCGGTGGCCTGATAACCTTGTTCGCCACCAGGATGGTGCGGCAGAGCGGGTAG
- a CDS encoding ABC transporter permease, with amino-acid sequence MGQVLKKILIKLLWVGVVFLGITVISFWVIHLAPGSPTDLQTTLNPEAGVEARLQLEKLYGLDQPLHVQYVGWLKRLVRLDFGQSMSGDHRPVWDKIRERLPLTFGMNVASLLLTLLIAVPIGVAAAWWRGGAFDKISTVIVFIGFAMPGFWLALLLMLWLGIAWPILPISGLTSMGFESMSGPGQWWDVTKHLILPIFIYTSGSWAGMSRFMRSSMLEVLRQDYIMTARAKGLSSRVVLFKHALRNALMPVITILGLSVPALIGGSVIIESIFALPGLGQLFYQAVMARDYPLIMGSLVLGAVLTLAGNLLADVGYGLADPRIRVGRGRSR; translated from the coding sequence ATGGGCCAGGTCCTCAAGAAAATTCTGATAAAGCTGTTGTGGGTGGGCGTGGTCTTTCTGGGGATCACGGTCATCAGCTTCTGGGTCATCCACCTGGCCCCAGGGTCGCCCACGGACCTGCAGACCACGCTCAATCCCGAGGCGGGCGTGGAGGCGCGCCTCCAGCTCGAAAAGCTCTACGGCCTGGACCAGCCCCTGCACGTGCAGTACGTGGGCTGGCTGAAGAGGCTGGTGCGCCTCGACTTCGGCCAGTCCATGTCCGGCGACCACAGGCCGGTCTGGGACAAGATCAGGGAGCGGCTGCCCCTGACCTTCGGCATGAACGTGGCCTCCCTACTCCTGACCCTGCTCATCGCCGTGCCCATCGGCGTGGCCGCGGCGTGGTGGCGCGGCGGGGCCTTCGACAAAATCTCCACGGTCATCGTGTTCATCGGGTTCGCCATGCCCGGCTTCTGGCTGGCCCTGCTGCTCATGCTCTGGCTGGGCATAGCCTGGCCCATCCTGCCCATCTCCGGCCTGACCTCCATGGGCTTCGAGTCCATGTCCGGCCCCGGGCAGTGGTGGGACGTGACCAAGCACCTGATCCTGCCCATCTTCATATACACATCGGGCTCCTGGGCGGGCATGTCCCGGTTCATGCGCTCAAGCATGCTCGAAGTCCTGCGCCAGGACTACATCATGACCGCACGGGCCAAGGGGCTGTCCAGCCGGGTGGTCCTGTTCAAGCACGCGCTCAGGAACGCGCTCATGCCGGTCATCACCATCCTCGGCCTGTCGGTCCCGGCGCTCATCGGCGGGTCGGTGATCATCGAGTCCATATTCGCCCTGCCCGGCCTGGGCCAACTCTTCTACCAGGCGGTCATGGCCCGCGACTATCCGCTGATCATGGGCTCGCTGGTCCTGGGCGCGGTCCTGACCCTGGCCGGCAACCTGCTGGCCGACGTGGGCTACGGCCTGGCCGACCCGCGCATCCGCGTGGGCCGGGGGAGGAGCCGATGA
- a CDS encoding ABC transporter permease, with amino-acid sequence MKRRPLKRVSPWARHALLVLGALIVGIMSFGAVFAPLIAPYNPNFINVDALLLPPSAAHIMGTDALGRDVFSRILYGGRVSLWVGFVAVGIATSIGVVLGLVSGYFGRIVDEIIMRGVDVMLCFPSFFLILAVIAFLEPSLTNIMIVIGLTGWMGVARLVRAETLSIRERDYVLAARAAGAGPGRIIFRHIMPNAMGPVLVSATLGVAGAILTESSLSFLGLGVQPPDASWGNILMEGKEVLGIAWWLSVFPGLAILLTVLGYNLLGESLRDLLDPRLKQ; translated from the coding sequence ATGAAGCGCCGTCCGCTCAAACGCGTCTCCCCATGGGCGCGGCACGCCCTGCTGGTGCTGGGCGCGCTCATAGTCGGGATCATGTCCTTCGGGGCCGTGTTCGCCCCGCTCATCGCGCCCTACAACCCGAACTTCATCAACGTGGACGCCCTGCTCCTGCCGCCGAGCGCGGCCCACATCATGGGCACGGACGCGCTCGGCCGCGACGTGTTCTCGCGCATCCTCTACGGCGGGCGCGTGTCCCTGTGGGTCGGATTCGTGGCCGTGGGCATCGCCACCTCCATCGGCGTGGTCCTGGGGCTCGTCTCCGGCTATTTCGGGCGCATCGTGGACGAGATCATCATGCGCGGGGTGGACGTCATGCTCTGCTTCCCGTCGTTCTTCCTGATCCTGGCGGTCATCGCCTTCCTGGAGCCGAGCCTGACCAACATCATGATCGTCATCGGCCTGACCGGCTGGATGGGCGTGGCCCGGCTGGTGCGCGCCGAGACCCTGTCCATCCGCGAACGGGACTATGTTTTGGCCGCCCGCGCCGCCGGGGCCGGGCCAGGGCGGATCATCTTCCGGCACATCATGCCCAACGCCATGGGCCCGGTGCTGGTGTCCGCCACGCTGGGCGTGGCAGGGGCCATCCTGACCGAGTCCTCGCTCTCCTTCCTCGGCCTGGGCGTGCAGCCGCCCGACGCCTCCTGGGGCAACATCCTGATGGAGGGCAAGGAAGTCCTGGGCATCGCCTGGTGGCTGTCCGTATTTCCGGGGTTGGCCATCCTGCTGACCGTGCTCGGCTACAACCTGCTCGGCGAATCCCTGCGCGACCTGCTCGACCCTAGACTCAAGCAATGA